A stretch of Pseudomonas sp. CCC3.1 DNA encodes these proteins:
- a CDS encoding 5-oxoprolinase subunit PxpA, with product MPELDFNSDLGESFGLYHLGNDEAVLPFITSANVACGFHAGDAHTMRKTVALAAELGVAVGAHPGLPDLQGFGRRVMAITPDEAYEFVLYQVGALKGFTAAAGVALHHVKAHGALYNMAATNKRLADAICQAVKDIDPALVLFGLANSALTDAAQGLGLAVAHEVFADRTYQQDGTLTPRSQPGAMITDIGPAIEQVLSMVCEGYAVSMQGTRVPVTPGTLCIHGDQPGAAGFARAIREALEREGVTIRRPRP from the coding sequence ATGCCTGAACTCGACTTTAACAGCGACCTGGGTGAAAGCTTCGGCCTGTATCACCTGGGCAACGATGAGGCGGTGCTGCCGTTCATCACCTCGGCCAATGTGGCCTGCGGCTTTCACGCAGGGGATGCCCACACCATGCGCAAGACCGTGGCCCTGGCCGCCGAGTTGGGCGTGGCCGTCGGCGCGCATCCCGGCCTGCCGGACCTGCAAGGCTTTGGCCGGCGTGTCATGGCGATTACACCGGACGAGGCCTACGAATTCGTGTTGTATCAGGTCGGCGCCCTCAAGGGCTTTACCGCTGCTGCGGGGGTTGCCCTGCATCACGTTAAGGCCCATGGCGCGTTGTACAACATGGCCGCCACGAACAAACGGCTGGCCGACGCGATTTGTCAGGCGGTCAAGGACATCGACCCGGCCCTTGTGCTGTTCGGCCTGGCCAACAGTGCCCTGACCGATGCCGCGCAAGGGCTTGGTCTGGCGGTGGCCCACGAAGTGTTCGCCGATCGCACCTACCAGCAGGACGGCACGCTCACCCCGCGCAGCCAGCCCGGCGCCATGATCACCGACATCGGCCCGGCCATTGAGCAAGTGCTGAGCATGGTGTGCGAGGGCTATGCCGTGTCGATGCAGGGCACCCGTGTGCCGGTCACCCCCGGCACCTTGTGCATACACGGTGACCAGCCCGGCGCAGCCGGTTTCGCCCGCGCCATTCGCGAGGCCCTGGAACGCGAAGGTGTGACTATTCGTCGCCCCCGGCCCTGA
- a CDS encoding biotin-dependent carboxyltransferase family protein, with amino-acid sequence MSIQVIRPGLCTTMQDAGRLGYQHLGVPVNGPMDALAHGVANLLVGNPTATATLEVTLQGPTLRIDSGCLLAIGGADLGAEINGVSLAPGQAVKVAAGSLLTFGKRIHGARAYIAVHGGYLLADVLGSTSTFRRGGFGGVEGRELKAGDTLAIRSSFRNVPRVLLPTELQADPASASERRIRVIPGREWRFFSAEAQQALVEQPYRISNDSERMGYRLTGAELKLDAALELLSETVTFGTLQVPPNGQPIVLMADRQTTGGYPKIAHVASVDLPLLAQRLPGEEVRFELIELAAAQALAVRRARLIQQLEALHA; translated from the coding sequence ATGAGCATTCAAGTGATCAGGCCCGGTCTGTGCACCACGATGCAGGACGCGGGCCGCTTGGGGTATCAACACCTGGGCGTGCCGGTCAACGGCCCTATGGATGCCCTGGCCCATGGGGTGGCAAACCTGCTGGTGGGCAATCCGACCGCCACCGCCACCCTTGAAGTCACCCTGCAGGGCCCGACCCTGCGGATCGACAGCGGTTGCCTACTGGCCATCGGCGGTGCCGACCTGGGGGCCGAGATCAATGGCGTGTCGTTAGCGCCCGGCCAGGCAGTCAAGGTCGCGGCGGGTTCGCTGCTGACCTTCGGCAAGCGTATTCACGGCGCCCGCGCTTACATCGCGGTGCATGGTGGTTACCTGCTGGCGGACGTGCTGGGCAGCACCAGCACGTTTCGTCGTGGCGGGTTTGGCGGCGTCGAGGGCCGCGAGCTGAAGGCCGGTGACACCCTGGCCATTCGCTCCAGTTTTCGCAATGTGCCCCGCGTGCTGCTGCCGACGGAGTTGCAGGCAGACCCTGCCAGCGCCAGCGAACGGCGCATCCGGGTGATCCCCGGGCGCGAGTGGCGCTTCTTCAGCGCCGAGGCACAGCAGGCGCTGGTCGAGCAGCCGTACCGCATCAGCAATGATTCCGAACGCATGGGCTACCGCCTCACGGGGGCCGAACTGAAACTCGATGCGGCGCTAGAATTACTGTCTGAAACCGTCACCTTCGGCACCTTGCAGGTTCCGCCCAACGGCCAGCCCATCGTGCTGATGGCTGATCGGCAAACCACCGGCGGCTATCCGAAAATCGCCCACGTGGCGAGCGTCGACCTGCCGTTGCTGGCGCAGCGCCTGCCCGGCGAAGAGGTGCGTTTCGAACTCATCGAACTGGCCGCTGCCCAGGCCCTGGCCGTGCGCCGCGCCCGTCTCATTCAACAGTTGGAGGCCCTGCATGCCTGA
- the pxpB gene encoding 5-oxoprolinase subunit PxpB has product MSDHTSTLRWHAAPSGDSCLVLEFASVLSRDANRQAASAAALLNLAWQRGALTGITDIVPGMVTVGVHYRPEWIDVPAGQTSPFEALLARVTALLAGQSVGSAGEPRRIEIPVCYGGEHGPDLHEVAATCGMSAEALIARHSGDWLDVLMVGFAPGHPYIGILDADLSPPRRSSPRTLVPRGSIGLANRQTVIYPVDSPGGWSLIGRTPWRMFNSENPSPCVLQSGDKVRFVSIDAATFDAMSAEAYP; this is encoded by the coding sequence ATGAGTGATCACACCTCAACGTTGCGCTGGCACGCGGCGCCCTCGGGCGACAGTTGCCTGGTGCTGGAATTTGCCTCGGTCCTGAGCCGCGATGCCAATCGGCAAGCGGCATCGGCAGCGGCTCTCTTGAATCTGGCCTGGCAACGCGGGGCGCTGACGGGCATCACCGATATCGTGCCGGGGATGGTCACTGTGGGTGTGCACTACCGTCCTGAATGGATCGATGTGCCCGCAGGGCAGACGTCACCCTTCGAGGCTTTGCTGGCGCGAGTCACTGCGCTGTTGGCGGGTCAGTCGGTGGGCAGCGCGGGCGAGCCCCGGCGCATCGAAATTCCGGTGTGCTACGGCGGCGAACATGGCCCGGACCTGCACGAAGTTGCCGCTACCTGCGGCATGTCCGCCGAGGCCCTGATAGCGCGCCACAGCGGTGACTGGCTGGATGTACTGATGGTCGGTTTCGCCCCGGGCCACCCCTACATAGGCATCCTCGACGCGGACTTGAGCCCGCCCCGGCGCAGCTCGCCGCGCACCCTGGTACCGCGCGGCAGTATCGGCCTGGCCAACCGCCAGACGGTGATTTACCCGGTGGATTCTCCCGGTGGCTGGAGCCTGATCGGACGTACGCCCTGGCGCATGTTCAACAGCGAAAACCCGTCGCCCTGCGTGCTGCAAAGTGGCGACAAGGTGCGCTTCGTTTCAATCGATGCAGCGACATTCGATGCCATGAGCGCGGAGGCTTACCCATGA
- a CDS encoding threonine/serine dehydratase produces the protein MTLPLPISLSDIQQAAERLEGHAVRTPLLECDALNALCGGRVLIKAEVLQRTGSFKFRGAFNKLLSLDSQERQRGVLAFSSGNHAQGVACAARMLGVQATIVMPADAPQIKILRTREYGARVVLYDRYKDDREAIAAQLASESGAITVKPFDDPLIMAGQGTAGLEITQQTDASLDLLLTPCGGGGLIAGVGTAVKAYHPSVEIYAVEPLEFDDTARSLALGERVENSPHARSICDALLSPTPGELTFAVNRQLLAGALSVSDADARQAMAFAFEHLKLVVEPGGAVALAALLAGKVRLEGRTAALVLSGGNVDPLDFARYLQQQH, from the coding sequence ATGACCCTGCCGTTACCGATTTCGCTCAGTGATATTCAACAGGCCGCCGAACGTCTTGAAGGCCACGCTGTGCGCACGCCATTGCTGGAGTGCGACGCGCTCAACGCGCTGTGCGGCGGACGTGTGCTGATCAAGGCCGAGGTGTTGCAACGCACCGGCTCGTTCAAGTTTCGTGGGGCTTTCAACAAGCTGCTGAGCCTCGACAGCCAGGAGCGCCAGCGCGGCGTTCTGGCCTTCTCATCCGGCAACCATGCCCAGGGCGTGGCCTGCGCCGCCCGGATGCTCGGGGTGCAAGCCACTATCGTTATGCCCGCTGACGCACCGCAGATCAAAATCCTGCGCACACGGGAATATGGCGCCCGCGTGGTGCTGTATGACCGTTATAAAGACGACCGCGAGGCCATCGCCGCGCAATTGGCGAGTGAATCCGGGGCCATTACGGTAAAGCCGTTCGATGACCCGTTGATCATGGCCGGGCAGGGCACCGCCGGTCTGGAAATCACCCAGCAAACTGACGCATCCCTCGACCTGCTGCTGACCCCGTGCGGCGGCGGTGGCCTGATTGCTGGCGTGGGTACGGCGGTCAAAGCGTACCACCCGAGCGTTGAAATTTACGCAGTCGAGCCTTTGGAGTTTGATGACACAGCACGCTCTCTGGCCCTGGGCGAGCGGGTCGAAAACTCGCCGCACGCCCGCTCGATCTGTGATGCACTGCTGAGCCCGACCCCGGGCGAGTTGACCTTCGCGGTCAACCGCCAGCTACTTGCAGGCGCGCTGAGCGTGTCTGACGCCGATGCGCGGCAGGCCATGGCCTTTGCCTTCGAGCATCTCAAACTGGTGGTCGAGCCTGGCGGCGCCGTGGCCCTCGCCGCCCTGTTGGCGGGTAAGGTCAGGCTTGAGGGGCGAACCGCTGCGCTGGTGTTGTCGGGCGGTAATGTCGACCCGCTGGATTTTGCCCGCTACTTGCAACAGCAGCACTGA
- a CDS encoding LysR family transcriptional regulator: MNTRFVETFVLLARVGSVRQVAKQMHSTPGAISMRVRKLEAELGTVLFNWDHRTLQITEEGTRLLPYAERLIEATQAFERTASVPGTEQGRIRIGVIETVVHTFLPEFMKAMNRAMPGVIIDLTVELSSNLKEQLMRREVDLLIRVIGDEGDNPFAVTRTLADLPIHWVARPRAVPARDMVRKVLGKQLLTQMRGSAPYEAAVAIAHQLAAEHGVLASELRISGSPSLAALVSLVREGVGVAIMPGVLVRDSLERGELQELPLPAPPSFQIATSHMKNASSVVSEAADIAHKVCRAYCKRQGEHWITSPGQPSA; encoded by the coding sequence ATGAACACTCGATTCGTTGAGACTTTCGTCCTGCTGGCCCGTGTCGGCAGTGTGCGTCAAGTCGCCAAACAGATGCACTCCACACCGGGAGCCATCTCCATGCGGGTGCGCAAACTGGAGGCTGAACTGGGCACGGTGCTGTTCAATTGGGACCACAGAACCCTGCAAATCACCGAAGAAGGCACCCGCTTGCTGCCTTACGCCGAGCGCCTGATCGAAGCCACCCAAGCCTTCGAGCGCACGGCCAGCGTGCCCGGCACTGAGCAGGGTCGGATCCGCATCGGGGTAATCGAAACGGTGGTGCATACCTTCCTGCCGGAATTCATGAAGGCCATGAACCGGGCGATGCCGGGCGTCATCATCGACCTGACGGTGGAACTCAGTTCCAACCTCAAGGAGCAGTTGATGCGTCGGGAAGTGGACCTGCTAATCCGCGTGATCGGCGATGAAGGCGACAACCCGTTTGCGGTGACCCGCACCCTCGCCGACCTGCCCATTCATTGGGTCGCCAGGCCCCGTGCGGTACCGGCCCGGGACATGGTGCGCAAGGTGCTGGGCAAACAGTTGCTGACCCAGATGCGAGGCTCGGCGCCTTACGAGGCGGCAGTGGCCATCGCCCACCAATTGGCGGCCGAACACGGGGTGTTGGCGAGTGAGTTGCGCATCTCCGGCTCGCCTTCGCTGGCGGCGTTGGTGTCGCTGGTACGTGAAGGCGTGGGGGTGGCAATCATGCCGGGGGTGCTGGTCAGGGACAGCCTGGAGCGGGGCGAATTGCAGGAGCTGCCGCTACCGGCCCCGCCCTCGTTCCAGATCGCCACGTCGCATATGAAGAACGCCTCATCGGTGGTCTCGGAGGCGGCCGATATTGCCCACAAGGTGTGCCGCGCTTATTGCAAGCGCCAGGGCGAGCACTGGATCACCAGCCCGGGTCAACCGAGTGCATGA
- a CDS encoding MFS transporter, with product MSRVLAEPLHAPSTATVEPTANDASAIARRAAFASATGTAVEYYEFGVYGYMATVIAPLFFPGDNPTAALLSVLAVFGSAFLIRPLGGVVLGRLGDRIGRRTVLLTTVIGMGVATALIGALPTAAQAGILAPILLVLIRLVQGFFAGAEIIGAAAFVAESSPNGRRGFFGAFTPVGVALGGATAATVCGITTGLLSAEQLQDWGWRIPFFLAIPLVIFSCLIRHNVEETPEFKAFASKEKPPAAPVREVLSNHLPAVLRVVVLTFGQNAGYWIGLVFMNIYLTTYLGFEKSKVYWVIACISVAMAAMMPLWGGLSDRIGRRKALAIGFVGYTVLVIPMMMLMNNGSLWIAALAMFVATLPMPIIQSVGYPTYAEQFPTRIRYTAMAISINLGAILGGGITPYIVTAIIGKTGNLLVPGFFMAGAALCSLISLMMLKETAKGSLKR from the coding sequence ATGTCTCGCGTGCTCGCTGAACCCCTCCATGCGCCGTCAACGGCCACTGTTGAACCCACCGCAAATGATGCCTCGGCCATTGCCCGTCGCGCGGCGTTTGCCTCTGCAACCGGTACGGCTGTCGAGTATTACGAGTTCGGTGTCTATGGCTATATGGCGACTGTGATCGCCCCGTTGTTTTTCCCCGGTGATAACCCCACCGCGGCGTTGCTGTCGGTACTGGCCGTGTTTGGCAGTGCCTTTCTGATTCGCCCGCTGGGCGGTGTGGTGCTGGGTCGTCTGGGCGACCGCATCGGCCGTCGCACCGTGTTGCTGACCACCGTTATCGGCATGGGCGTGGCCACCGCGTTGATCGGAGCGCTGCCCACGGCGGCCCAGGCGGGCATTCTGGCGCCTATCCTGCTGGTGCTGATTCGTCTGGTGCAGGGCTTTTTCGCCGGTGCCGAAATCATTGGCGCCGCCGCCTTTGTGGCCGAGTCCTCACCCAATGGCCGACGGGGCTTCTTCGGTGCCTTTACTCCCGTGGGCGTGGCCCTGGGCGGCGCGACGGCCGCCACGGTATGTGGCATCACCACCGGGCTGTTGAGTGCTGAACAATTGCAGGACTGGGGCTGGAGAATTCCGTTTTTCCTGGCCATCCCACTGGTGATTTTCTCCTGCCTGATACGCCATAACGTTGAGGAAACTCCGGAGTTCAAGGCGTTTGCCAGCAAGGAAAAACCACCGGCTGCGCCTGTGCGCGAAGTGCTCTCCAACCATTTGCCAGCCGTGTTGCGGGTGGTGGTGCTGACCTTCGGCCAGAATGCCGGTTACTGGATCGGGCTGGTGTTCATGAACATCTACCTGACCACCTACCTGGGGTTCGAGAAGTCCAAGGTGTATTGGGTCATCGCCTGCATCAGCGTGGCCATGGCGGCGATGATGCCCCTGTGGGGTGGTTTGTCTGACCGCATCGGGCGGCGCAAGGCGCTGGCCATCGGGTTTGTCGGCTACACGGTGCTGGTGATTCCGATGATGATGCTGATGAACAACGGCAGCCTGTGGATCGCGGCGCTGGCGATGTTTGTCGCGACCCTGCCGATGCCGATCATTCAGTCGGTGGGCTATCCGACCTACGCCGAGCAATTCCCCACGCGCATCCGCTACACGGCGATGGCCATCAGCATCAATCTGGGCGCCATCCTGGGGGGCGGGATCACGCCGTACATCGTGACGGCGATCATCGGCAAGACCGGCAACCTGCTCGTACCGGGCTTCTTTATGGCCGGGGCAGCCCTGTGCAGCCTGATTTCACTGATGATGCTCAAGGAGACCGCCAAGGGCAGCCTCAAGCGTTGA
- a CDS encoding VOC family protein, which yields MSLSPFHLAIPVYDLPAARFFYGDVFGLAEGRSSDHWVDFDFYGHQLVIHEHPKTASQESAHTNAVDGHNVPVPHFGIILGWEEWEALADRLRARETQFVIEPYVRFKGQVGEQATMFLFDPCGNALEFKAFKDMSLLFAK from the coding sequence GTGAGCCTCTCGCCTTTCCATCTCGCAATCCCCGTTTATGACCTGCCGGCCGCCCGTTTTTTTTATGGTGACGTGTTCGGTCTGGCCGAAGGTCGTTCCAGCGATCACTGGGTCGACTTCGATTTCTACGGTCACCAACTGGTGATCCACGAACACCCTAAAACCGCCTCGCAAGAGTCCGCCCACACCAACGCCGTCGATGGTCACAACGTCCCAGTGCCGCACTTCGGCATCATCCTGGGCTGGGAAGAATGGGAAGCGCTGGCTGACCGCTTGCGGGCTCGGGAAACCCAATTTGTGATCGAACCCTATGTCCGTTTCAAGGGCCAGGTCGGCGAACAGGCCACGATGTTTCTGTTCGACCCGTGCGGCAACGCCCTTGAGTTCAAGGCGTTCAAGGACATGAGTCTGCTCTTCGCCAAGTGA
- a CDS encoding LysR family transcriptional regulator, whose translation MIREIRTFLAVAKRGTFAAAGQKVGLTQSAVSSQIKNLEDALGMALFDRTARSATLNAAGNRAIPIAEQILELFQSMGSPDSLDGYRGELRIGAIGTVQTGILPATLLKLRQEAPNIDAKLVPGVSINLLSQLDAGELDVAVLIRPPFALPKELHCEVIAREPFVLITPLGMEGDDPLHLLEQQPFVRYDRGSFGGRLVTQFLREHRIHNRQVLELDELDAIVKMVQNGLGVSLVPLAGLWLEHRDNVRVIELHERVFYRELVLIERYSQRHRPLQQLFRRCLAI comes from the coding sequence ATGATCCGAGAAATCCGCACGTTCCTCGCCGTCGCCAAACGCGGTACCTTCGCCGCCGCTGGTCAAAAAGTCGGGCTGACACAGTCGGCCGTCAGCTCGCAAATAAAAAATCTAGAAGATGCTCTGGGCATGGCGTTGTTCGACCGCACCGCCCGCTCGGCCACCCTGAACGCCGCTGGCAACCGGGCCATTCCCATCGCCGAGCAGATTCTGGAACTGTTCCAATCCATGGGCAGCCCGGACAGCCTCGACGGCTATCGCGGTGAGTTGCGCATCGGTGCCATCGGCACGGTGCAAACCGGAATCCTGCCAGCCACGTTGCTAAAACTGCGCCAGGAGGCTCCGAATATTGACGCCAAGCTGGTGCCGGGCGTATCGATCAACCTGCTCAGCCAGCTGGACGCGGGCGAACTGGACGTTGCCGTGCTGATTCGCCCGCCGTTTGCCTTGCCCAAGGAGTTGCATTGCGAAGTCATTGCACGGGAGCCATTCGTGCTGATCACCCCGCTGGGCATGGAAGGCGATGACCCTCTGCACTTGCTGGAACAGCAGCCCTTCGTGCGTTATGACCGCGGCTCCTTCGGCGGGCGCCTGGTGACGCAGTTCTTGCGTGAGCACCGTATCCATAACCGCCAGGTGCTTGAACTCGATGAGCTGGATGCCATCGTCAAGATGGTGCAGAACGGTCTGGGGGTTTCGCTGGTGCCACTGGCCGGACTGTGGCTGGAACATCGCGACAATGTACGGGTGATCGAACTGCACGAACGGGTGTTCTACCGCGAGCTGGTCTTGATCGAACGCTACTCCCAGCGCCACCGTCCGCTGCAACAGTTGTTCCGCCGCTGCCTGGCCATCTGA
- a CDS encoding putative hydro-lyase: MSATWNTPAEFREIVRADRYTTPTAGVCPDFTQGNLAILPREYADEFLRFARLNPKSCPVIGMTEPGDTRVPELGGVDLMADFPAYCVFRDGEQVDEVHNLRDIWRDDLVGFVIGCSYSFEGPLVDAGVPIRHIEQQTNVPMYVTNIANRPAGRFGGNMVVSMRPMTPAQAIRAVQVTSRFPSVHGAPVHLGDPSLIGIRDVDLPDFGDRSIIKPGEIPVFWACGVTPQQAIRSARPSFAITHKPGHMVVTDIRNSFLAAL, from the coding sequence ATGAGTGCCACCTGGAACACCCCTGCCGAGTTTCGCGAGATTGTTCGCGCCGACCGCTATACCACCCCGACCGCGGGAGTTTGCCCGGACTTTACCCAAGGCAACCTGGCGATTCTGCCCCGGGAATACGCTGACGAATTTCTGCGTTTTGCCCGCCTGAACCCCAAGTCGTGCCCTGTGATCGGCATGACCGAGCCGGGCGATACCCGCGTGCCGGAACTGGGCGGCGTGGACCTGATGGCGGACTTTCCTGCTTATTGTGTATTCCGCGATGGCGAGCAAGTGGATGAGGTGCACAACTTGCGCGACATCTGGCGGGATGATCTGGTGGGCTTTGTGATTGGTTGCTCCTACTCCTTCGAAGGCCCGCTGGTGGATGCAGGCGTGCCGATCCGGCATATCGAGCAACAGACCAACGTTCCCATGTACGTCACCAATATTGCCAACCGCCCGGCCGGGCGTTTCGGCGGCAACATGGTGGTGAGCATGCGCCCGATGACGCCAGCCCAGGCCATTCGCGCCGTGCAGGTGACCTCGCGCTTCCCCAGTGTTCACGGCGCCCCGGTGCACCTGGGTGACCCTTCGCTGATTGGTATCCGCGACGTGGACCTGCCAGACTTCGGCGACCGCTCGATCATCAAGCCCGGTGAAATCCCGGTGTTCTGGGCCTGCGGCGTTACACCGCAGCAAGCCATCCGCTCGGCGCGCCCTTCGTTCGCCATCACCCATAAACCCGGCCACATGGTCGTCACCGACATCCGCAACAGTTTCCTCGCAGCACTCTGA
- a CDS encoding MFS transporter: protein MNNPSIVAHQVHAPANRNAIYRKVAIRVIPFLMLCYVAAYLDRINIGFAKLQMLDDLGFSNAIYGLGAGLFFIGYLIFEVPSNLYMMKVGAKKTICRIMILWSLISASFAFVETPTQFYVMRFLLGAAEAGFYPGVMLYLTLWFPASHRAKIIALFVSAVPLSGMIGAPLSGAILESTHGMSSMAGWQWLFILEAIPSLLLGLLCLKCLVDKPEHATWLSDSERALVVDELAAERQRTANDAATHSVLATFKDKRVWVMVLICFCQAVCSYGISFWLPTLVQQLHVGDMRSVGYLTAIPFTVALVIMNLVARSSDHSRERRWHLAVPFLCVALGLVASTFFNSSLGIALFCLSIAAAGAYTTTAMSFAIPGLFLSGVGMAAGIALINCLGGLGGFLSPYIVGLVKDATGSTDNGIYAISAIAVIGALVALTLPKKWVNR, encoded by the coding sequence ATGAACAATCCGAGCATCGTCGCGCATCAGGTCCACGCACCTGCCAACCGCAACGCCATTTACCGCAAGGTCGCGATCCGCGTCATACCGTTCTTGATGCTGTGTTATGTGGCCGCGTATCTGGACCGCATCAATATCGGTTTCGCCAAGCTGCAAATGCTCGACGACCTGGGTTTCAGCAACGCGATCTACGGCCTGGGCGCCGGACTTTTTTTTATCGGTTATCTGATTTTCGAGGTACCCAGCAACCTGTACATGATGAAGGTGGGCGCGAAAAAAACCATTTGTCGCATCATGATTCTGTGGAGCCTTATTTCCGCCAGTTTTGCCTTTGTCGAAACCCCGACTCAGTTCTATGTCATGCGCTTTCTACTGGGCGCGGCCGAGGCCGGTTTCTACCCCGGCGTCATGTTGTACCTGACCCTTTGGTTCCCGGCCTCTCATCGCGCCAAAATCATCGCGTTATTTGTCAGCGCGGTGCCGCTGTCGGGCATGATCGGCGCACCGCTGTCCGGTGCCATCCTGGAGTCCACCCACGGCATGAGCAGCATGGCCGGCTGGCAGTGGCTGTTTATTCTCGAAGCCATCCCTTCCCTTCTACTGGGCCTGTTGTGCCTCAAGTGCCTGGTGGACAAACCCGAGCATGCCACCTGGTTGAGCGATTCAGAGCGTGCGCTGGTCGTGGATGAGCTGGCCGCCGAACGCCAACGCACGGCGAACGACGCAGCGACCCATTCTGTGCTCGCGACATTCAAGGACAAGCGCGTGTGGGTCATGGTGCTGATCTGTTTTTGCCAGGCGGTGTGCTCGTATGGCATTTCGTTCTGGCTGCCGACACTCGTGCAACAACTGCATGTGGGAGACATGCGCAGCGTCGGTTATCTGACTGCAATCCCGTTCACCGTAGCGCTGGTGATCATGAACCTGGTGGCGCGCAGCTCCGACCACAGCCGCGAACGCCGCTGGCATTTGGCTGTGCCCTTTCTGTGTGTCGCGCTGGGCCTGGTGGCCAGTACCTTCTTCAACAGCTCGCTGGGCATCGCGCTGTTTTGCCTGTCGATTGCCGCCGCTGGCGCCTACACCACCACCGCGATGTCGTTCGCCATCCCGGGATTGTTCCTGTCGGGTGTGGGAATGGCGGCGGGGATTGCGCTGATCAATTGCCTTGGCGGCCTGGGCGGATTCCTCAGCCCCTACATCGTTGGGCTGGTCAAGGACGCCACCGGCAGTACCGACAACGGTATTTATGCAATTTCCGCCATTGCCGTGATCGGCGCACTGGTGGCCCTGACACTCCCCAAAAAATGGGTGAACCGCTGA
- a CDS encoding RidA family protein, whose product MTTTNHLPQGGHYATWRQIGDWRLTAGIVPRDAARNLLGTTIEEQTAAVFDRLRAILAESGAALQDVVKIQVYLADLEEMGRFNAEYAKQMGDLKPVRTTLGCQLNGVKVEIDAVAYTGSEPVRGPLA is encoded by the coding sequence ATGACGACAACCAACCACTTACCCCAGGGTGGCCATTACGCCACCTGGCGCCAGATCGGTGACTGGCGACTGACTGCTGGAATTGTGCCGCGCGATGCCGCTCGCAACCTGCTCGGCACGACCATCGAAGAGCAGACCGCCGCCGTGTTTGACCGGCTCAGGGCAATCCTCGCCGAGTCGGGGGCCGCCTTGCAGGATGTGGTCAAAATCCAGGTTTACCTGGCAGACCTTGAGGAAATGGGACGTTTCAATGCCGAGTACGCGAAGCAGATGGGCGACCTGAAGCCGGTGAGGACGACCCTCGGTTGCCAGCTCAACGGGGTCAAAGTGGAGATTGATGCCGTCGCGTATACAGGCTCGGAACCGGTGAGAGGACCGCTGGCCTGA